One stretch of Glandiceps talaboti chromosome 7, keGlaTala1.1, whole genome shotgun sequence DNA includes these proteins:
- the LOC144437911 gene encoding tudor domain-containing protein 5-like, whose translation MSDLAKLREEVKKNVRALLISAPTGLTPNQLQNDYQGLLGHQLPYRDLGYNSSLDLLRALPDCVQFTYDRGHMILKGVADDTTKHIASLVARQRVSKRRGRGRGSGRSGRVSFVRRIPPPPPRGPAKPVIAQEPSVPAHVRNKIKELLTLYPNGLLGSSFNIAFARRFGHHIDFNAMGFKSLGPLLNSLTGLVRVEQLSSGGFKIFGKDIQACGETRPAVKQCKESKSLHRRDDEFRSDGYFREKTKKEEIRKKPVIQPLMQLKVEEPLDEEIPTEPTNYESENRTEETIDPEIKEEIRALLIKRPAGMWAARLPHEYKRSTDKDLPLKQLGFYSVIELVSLMPDVVSIERPTPKGDWLLYDAKTHHKKPPAEETNTIEVSPKLREKLTDESLLYNIWFTLSRHPNGVFLPNFQTLYLLLK comes from the exons ATGTCGGACTTAGCCAAGCTTCGTGAGGAAGTGAAAAAGAATGTGCGAGCACTTTTGATATCTGCACCTACAGGTTTGACCCCAAACCAGCTTCAAAATGACTACCAGGGATTGTTAGGTCACCAACTGCCATACAGAGATCTTGGATACAATTCATCGCTTGATTTACTTAGAGCTTTGCCAGACTGTGTGCAGTTCACCTACGATCGTGGTCATATGATCTTGAAAGGGGTAGCTGATGACACAACTAAACACATCGCCAGCTTAGTTGCAAGGCAAAGAGTCAGCAAACGACGTGGGCGGGGTCGTGGGTCAGGTCGGAGTGGACGTGTGTCTTTCGTGCGCAGAATTCCACCCCCTCCACCACGAGGACCAGCAAAACCGGTGATCGCCCAGGAACCATCTGTACCTGCACATgtcagaaataaaattaaagaGCTGTTGACACTGTACCCGAACGGTTTGCTTGGATCAAGTTTCAATATTGCATTTGCGAGGCGTTTTGGCCACCATATTGACTTCAACGCGATGGGGTTCAAATCTTTAGGACCACTGTTAAATTCTTTGACTGGTTTAGTACGCGTTGAGCAGTTGAGTAGTGGGGGCTTCAAAATATTTGGTAAGGATATACAAGCCTGTGGTGAAACAAGGCCTGCAGTTAAACAATGTAAAGAAAGTAAAAGTCTCCATAGACGGG ATGATGAATTTAGAAGTGATGGATACTTCAGGGAGAAGACTAAGAAAGAGGAAATCAGAAAGAAACCTGTCATTCAGCCATTGATGCAACTAAAGGTTGAAGAACCGTTAGATGAAGAAATACCAACGGAACCAACAAATTATGAGAGTGAAAACAGGACAGAAGAAACTATAGACCCAGAAATAAAGGAAGAAATTAGAGCG ttGCTTATCAAGAGACCAGCTGGTATGTGGGCTGCCAGACTGCCCCACGAATACAAG CGTTCAACAGACAAGGACCTACCTTTAAAACAGTTAGGGTTCTATAGTGTTATAGAACTTGTCTCCTTGATGCCAGATGTGGTGTCCATTGAAAGACCAACTCCTAAAGGTGATTGGCTATTGTACGACGCCAAGACACATCACAAGAAACCACCAG CAGAGGAGACAAACACCATTGAAGTGTCGCCCAAACTGAGGGAAAAATTGACAGATGAGAGTTTACT